GTTTCCATGCATATCGTAAAGGCCCCAGGCGTTCGGCTGATAGCTCTCTACGGCCGTTGGCTTCCCCAAATTGGCTCCACTCGGATTAGGCACATTCCCCACCCCTCGCACATATTCCCCGCGCTGCTGTGCATTGAAGTTGGCCGTTCCCGACTTGAGGTCAGGGCCATAATGGAACGGCGTAGTCGTTCCCGCCCGGCATGCGTATTCCCACTCTCCATCTGTCGGCAGTCGATATTCCCATCCCGGTGGCAATCGTCCGGCAGCTTCCTCAACTTCATTCAGCCTGGCACAGTATGCGGAAGCTTCGGTCCAGGTGACCGTTTCCACCGGACGATTTAGGTCCTCGGGAAACCCATTCTTCTGGGAGAAATAGCTCGGATTGTATTCCATCAAGGCCAGAAACTCCCCCTGAGTCACCTCGTGCTTGGCCGAATGGCCATAAAGAAGCCGCGCGTAAAGGTCA
The nucleotide sequence above comes from Verrucomicrobiota bacterium. Encoded proteins:
- a CDS encoding formylglycine-generating enzyme family protein, whose protein sequence is MDRDLYARLLYGHSAKHEVTQGEFLALMEYNPSYFSQKNGFPEDLNRPVETVTWTEASAYCARLNEVEEAAGRLPPGWEYRLPTDGEWEYACRAGTTTPFHYGPDLKSGTANFNAQQRGEYVRGVGNVPNPSGANLGKPTAVESYQPNAWGLYDMHGNVWEMCSTVGSEFTRIAFTDPPFISPWRRSDLAGHLRGGAWRHDGGSCRSSYPGIFSANQPGSNYVGFRPVLAPVQFQPPVSFSSLALFEGQLVINWIGPGALQSADAITGPWTDVTPRLSGPLYTHTFPIREPAKFYRVRE